The following proteins come from a genomic window of Vicinamibacterales bacterium:
- the pstA gene encoding phosphate ABC transporter permease PstA — protein sequence MSVLTRNRRRKILSDFMLGLSALFTVLCISLLFFVLGYLLIKGGSSVNLAFFTKLPTPPGEDGGGMANALVGSAKLLGIAAVTGLPIGFLAGLYLSEFAGRTMATVVRYAADLLNGVPSIVIGIFVYTLVVLPMQHFSTLAGGLALGIMMIPIMTRSTEEFLRAVPVTLREGSLALGATRTLTIIRVVVPAAARGIVTAAMLGLARVAGETAPLLFTALSNRFWSPGINQPTASLPVMIFNYAVAPYDDWHRQAWAAGLVLLTLVLVANLSARYLLGGRQES from the coding sequence ATGAGCGTGCTGACCCGCAACCGCCGCCGGAAGATCCTGAGCGACTTCATGCTCGGCCTGAGCGCCCTGTTCACGGTGCTCTGCATTTCCCTGCTCTTCTTCGTCCTGGGATACCTCCTCATCAAGGGGGGATCGTCTGTCAACCTGGCCTTCTTCACGAAGCTGCCCACGCCGCCGGGGGAAGACGGCGGCGGGATGGCGAATGCGCTGGTCGGCAGCGCGAAGCTGCTCGGGATCGCGGCGGTCACCGGCCTGCCCATCGGGTTTCTCGCCGGACTGTATCTCAGCGAATTCGCCGGTCGAACGATGGCGACCGTCGTGCGGTACGCCGCCGATCTGCTGAACGGCGTGCCGTCGATCGTCATCGGCATCTTCGTCTACACGCTCGTGGTGCTGCCGATGCAGCACTTCTCGACGCTCGCCGGCGGGCTGGCGCTCGGCATCATGATGATTCCGATCATGACGCGCAGCACCGAGGAGTTTCTCCGGGCCGTCCCGGTGACGCTCCGCGAGGGATCGCTCGCCCTCGGCGCCACGCGCACGCTGACCATCATCCGCGTCGTCGTCCCTGCGGCGGCCCGCGGGATCGTGACGGCCGCAATGCTCGGCCTGGCCCGCGTGGCCGGCGAGACGGCGCCGCTACTCTTCACGGCCCTCAGCAACCGGTTCTGGAGCCCCGGGATCAACCAGCCGACCGCCTCGCTGCCCGTCATGATCTTCAACTACGCGGTCGCTCCCTACGACGACTGGCACCGGCAGGCTTGGGCGGCCGGCCTCGTCCTTCTCACGCTCGTGCTGGTCGCCAACCTCAGCGCGCGGTACCTGCTGGGCGGACGGCAGGAGAGCTGA
- a CDS encoding phosphate ABC transporter ATP-binding protein — translation MSETRADYSIATKTLSLWYGTFQALKDVTLNVRHGHITALIGPSGCGKTTLLRCFNRINERYGSVKTTGEIRILGQNIYAPDVSLVELRKSVGMVFQRPNPLPISVYENVVFGLRVHSGLAALRRKNLDEAVEKALREVSLWDDLKDRLHLKATALQLEQQQKLCIARLLPLKPEVILMDEPCSALDTEATLAVEELMATLAGHYTMLIVTHNMAQARRVSRECAFMLMGELVEMARTEDLFLTPRDERTGDYIEGRYG, via the coding sequence ATGAGCGAGACCCGCGCCGACTACAGCATCGCGACCAAGACCCTGAGCCTGTGGTACGGGACGTTCCAGGCGTTGAAGGACGTCACGCTGAACGTCCGACACGGTCACATCACGGCGCTCATCGGCCCGTCCGGCTGCGGCAAGACCACGCTTCTGCGGTGCTTCAACCGGATCAACGAACGCTACGGGTCGGTGAAGACGACGGGGGAGATCCGGATTCTCGGACAGAACATCTACGCGCCGGATGTCTCGCTGGTGGAGTTGCGGAAGTCGGTCGGCATGGTGTTCCAGCGGCCGAATCCGTTGCCGATCTCCGTCTACGAAAACGTGGTCTTCGGCCTCCGTGTCCACAGCGGCCTCGCCGCGCTCCGCAGGAAGAACCTGGACGAGGCCGTCGAGAAGGCGCTCCGCGAAGTGTCCCTGTGGGATGACCTGAAGGATCGCCTGCACCTGAAAGCGACGGCGCTTCAGCTCGAGCAACAGCAGAAACTGTGCATCGCCCGCCTCCTGCCGCTGAAGCCCGAGGTCATCCTGATGGACGAGCCGTGTTCGGCCCTGGACACGGAAGCGACACTCGCGGTCGAGGAGTTGATGGCGACGCTCGCCGGGCACTACACCATGCTCATCGTGACCCACAACATGGCGCAGGCTCGCCGCGTGAGCAGAGAGTGCGCCTTCATGCTGATGGGAGAACTCGTCGAGATGGCCCGAACCGAGGACCTCTTCCTCACGCCCCGGGACGAGCGGACCGGGGACTACATCGAGGGACGATACGGCTAG
- the pstA gene encoding phosphate ABC transporter permease PstA, which produces MFQATSFTRRKSVSELAARTVFLAMTLMMVVPLLLIVAYLFYEAWPILSLDFLLENPRNGMRAGGIWSPLVGTIYLVVISLMIATPIGVLAAVFLNEYSRDNWFTRVVNLAVVNLAGVPSIVHALFGLGAFVLFAGLGKSILAASLTLAIMTLPVIIASTKEALASVPKAFREACWNVGATRWQTIRHVVLPNSISGILTGVILQVSRAAGETAPIMFTGAVFFKAIEPGSLFAYGPFDQCMALSMHLFTISTQVPDVPPALPYGTAVVLLATVLIVNAAAIAVRVRLRGRRKW; this is translated from the coding sequence GTGTTCCAAGCCACCTCCTTCACGCGCCGCAAATCGGTCAGCGAACTCGCCGCCAGGACTGTCTTCCTGGCCATGACGCTGATGATGGTGGTGCCGCTGTTGCTCATCGTGGCCTACCTGTTCTACGAGGCGTGGCCGATCCTCTCGCTGGACTTCCTGCTCGAGAATCCGAGGAACGGCATGCGGGCGGGCGGAATCTGGTCGCCGCTGGTCGGCACGATCTACCTTGTCGTGATTTCACTCATGATCGCCACACCGATTGGGGTGCTGGCGGCGGTGTTCCTGAACGAGTACTCGCGGGACAACTGGTTCACCCGGGTCGTGAACCTCGCGGTCGTGAACCTCGCAGGCGTGCCGAGCATCGTCCACGCGCTATTCGGGCTCGGTGCGTTCGTGCTGTTCGCAGGGTTGGGTAAGTCCATTCTCGCGGCGTCCCTGACGCTCGCCATCATGACGCTGCCGGTGATCATCGCCAGCACCAAGGAAGCACTCGCATCCGTGCCGAAGGCGTTTCGCGAGGCCTGCTGGAACGTGGGGGCGACCCGCTGGCAGACGATCCGCCACGTGGTGCTCCCGAATTCAATCAGCGGGATCCTGACAGGCGTGATCCTGCAGGTGTCGCGCGCCGCCGGCGAGACCGCGCCGATCATGTTCACCGGCGCGGTGTTCTTCAAGGCGATCGAACCCGGCAGCCTCTTCGCCTACGGCCCCTTCGATCAGTGCATGGCGCTCTCGATGCACCTGTTCACGATCTCGACACAGGTGCCGGATGTGCCGCCAGCACTGCCGTACGGCACGGCGGTCGTCCTGCTGGCGACGGTCTTGATCGTGAACGCCGCGGCGATTGCCGTGCGGGTGCGATTGCGCGGCCGGAGGAAGTGGTGA
- a CDS encoding riboflavin synthase: MFTGLVREIGTVEEIGSRSGVTALGISAPRTADQLAIGSSLAVNGICLTVTSLTGARVSVDASVETRRVTTLCRWRVGDRVHLEPSLRIGDEVGGHFVLGHVDGTGRVVRLERSHGVVRMTVRVPARLTTQLLPKGSIAVDGVSLTLDAGPFRGQFTVTLVPHTLRATRFDELRVADEVNIEVDVLAKAASQPQLAQLTMRSILDKGWQW, from the coding sequence ATGTTCACTGGCCTCGTTCGGGAGATCGGCACGGTTGAGGAGATCGGCTCGCGCTCCGGCGTCACCGCGCTCGGAATCTCCGCTCCGCGCACTGCCGATCAACTCGCCATCGGCAGCAGCCTCGCCGTGAACGGCATCTGTCTCACGGTAACCTCGCTCACCGGCGCGCGGGTCAGCGTGGACGCGTCCGTCGAGACCAGACGTGTCACCACGCTCTGCCGCTGGCGAGTGGGTGATCGCGTCCATCTCGAACCGTCGCTGCGGATCGGCGATGAGGTGGGCGGCCATTTCGTCCTCGGACACGTGGACGGCACCGGCCGCGTCGTGCGGCTGGAGCGGTCGCACGGCGTCGTTCGCATGACCGTCCGCGTGCCCGCGCGGCTCACGACGCAACTGCTCCCGAAAGGCTCCATCGCGGTGGACGGAGTGAGCCTGACGCTCGACGCGGGCCCCTTCCGCGGCCAGTTCACCGTCACGCTCGTCCCCCACACGCTGCGCGCGACGCGCTTCGACGAGCTACGCGTGGCCGACGAGGTCAACATCGAGGTGGATGTGCTGGCGAAAGCGGCGAGCCAGCCGCAACTTGCCCAGCTGACGATGCGGTCGATTCTCGACAAAGGATGGCAGTGGTGA
- a CDS encoding bifunctional 3,4-dihydroxy-2-butanone-4-phosphate synthase/GTP cyclohydrolase II, whose amino-acid sequence MKALDTIDAALDALRRGEIIVVVDDEDRENEGDFVLAADKATADAINFLSKHGRGLICMPATRERLRALELHAMVTENTAPLGTSFTVSVDAADGISTGISAADRAHTVRVFIDPATRPRDLARPGHLFPLEAQPGGVLQRAGHTEAVVDLCRLAGLYPAGILCEIMDEDGSMARLPRLRQVADRFGLVMVSIADLIAHRRRHEKLVRREIEVTLPTRYGQFRLLAYSTSVDNAVHLALVKGAVEPDTTVLVRVHSECMTGDVFHSLRCDCGEQMEAALAAIEARGTGVFLYMRQEGRGIGLLNKLKAYELQDEGSDTVEANQQLGFPADLREYGLGAQILHDLGVSRMELITNNPRKIVGLDSHGLEVVSRVPLEVPANTRNIEYLRTKKTKLGHLLEQV is encoded by the coding sequence GTGAAAGCACTCGATACGATCGATGCGGCGCTCGACGCGCTCCGGCGCGGCGAGATCATCGTCGTCGTGGACGACGAGGACCGGGAGAACGAAGGGGACTTCGTGCTGGCCGCGGACAAGGCCACCGCTGACGCGATCAACTTCCTGAGCAAGCACGGGCGGGGCCTGATCTGCATGCCAGCGACGCGAGAGCGCCTTCGTGCGCTCGAACTCCACGCGATGGTCACGGAGAACACGGCGCCGCTCGGCACGTCCTTCACCGTGTCCGTCGATGCCGCCGACGGGATCTCGACTGGGATCTCTGCGGCCGATCGTGCCCACACCGTGAGGGTCTTCATCGATCCGGCGACACGGCCGCGCGACCTTGCGCGCCCCGGACACCTCTTTCCGCTCGAGGCGCAGCCGGGCGGCGTGCTCCAGCGCGCCGGTCACACCGAGGCGGTGGTCGACCTGTGCCGGCTGGCCGGCCTCTACCCGGCCGGTATCCTCTGCGAAATCATGGACGAGGACGGCTCGATGGCACGGCTGCCGCGACTCCGGCAGGTCGCCGACCGGTTCGGCCTGGTGATGGTGTCAATCGCCGACTTGATCGCCCATCGGCGACGCCACGAGAAGCTGGTGCGTCGGGAAATCGAAGTGACGCTGCCCACCCGCTACGGGCAGTTTCGGCTGCTCGCCTACAGCACATCGGTCGACAACGCGGTACATCTGGCGCTCGTCAAGGGCGCGGTCGAGCCGGACACGACCGTGCTCGTGCGCGTGCACTCGGAGTGCATGACCGGCGACGTGTTCCACTCGCTCCGATGCGACTGCGGCGAGCAGATGGAGGCGGCCCTTGCCGCGATCGAAGCGCGCGGCACCGGTGTGTTTCTCTACATGCGACAGGAGGGCCGCGGCATCGGCCTGCTGAACAAGCTCAAGGCGTATGAGTTGCAGGACGAAGGCAGCGATACGGTCGAAGCGAACCAGCAACTCGGCTTCCCCGCCGATCTGCGCGAGTACGGCCTCGGTGCTCAGATTCTGCACGACCTCGGTGTGAGCCGAATGGAATTGATTACGAACAACCCGCGCAAGATCGTCGGCCTCGACAGCCACGGCCTCGAGGTCGTGAGCCGCGTCCCGCTCGAGGTGCCGGCCAACACCCGCAACATCGAATACCTGCGGACGAAGAAGACAAAGCTCGGACACCTGCTCGAGCAGGTGTAG
- the phoU gene encoding phosphate signaling complex protein PhoU, with protein MTTPSTPHLEALLQHDVELLRRKLLEMAALDERALTRALQAFLTGDRQLAYSVILRDQDVDAFETELDKLCVEFIVRHQPAAGLLRFVYATSKIVGALERIGDYAESIARQVLLASSLPYDIPTDKYSEIANLAIPMLHNAMRAFLEKNPDLARTTLASEPHVNQVRDAINAQLVEWRQEGRLPLEALPPMITVARRFERVSDQATNICEEALYFATGEYQRHKAREGFRVLFVDESNSCLSQMAEAVANRLGPKRFSFASAGLVAGPVDPQTIQFLADKGIDASHQVSKALDGIPSRDELQLVVGLGTEAHKAIPQRPSKTLGIDWYVPDPSESRGRPADVTAAYEAAFESLNDHIRDLVQAILDDPTHDQAQK; from the coding sequence GTGACGACACCATCGACGCCGCATCTCGAGGCGTTGTTGCAGCACGACGTGGAACTGCTCCGGCGGAAATTGCTGGAGATGGCGGCCCTGGACGAACGGGCGCTGACGAGGGCCCTGCAGGCGTTCCTGACAGGGGACCGTCAGCTGGCCTACTCGGTCATTCTTCGCGACCAGGACGTGGACGCCTTCGAGACCGAACTCGACAAGCTCTGCGTCGAGTTCATCGTTCGCCACCAGCCGGCCGCCGGGTTGCTTCGCTTCGTGTACGCGACGAGCAAGATCGTCGGCGCGCTGGAGCGAATCGGCGACTACGCCGAGAGCATCGCGCGCCAGGTGCTGCTCGCCAGTTCCCTGCCCTACGACATCCCGACCGACAAGTACAGCGAGATTGCCAACCTGGCGATTCCCATGCTGCACAACGCGATGCGGGCGTTTCTCGAGAAGAACCCGGACCTCGCCCGGACGACGCTCGCGAGCGAACCCCATGTGAACCAGGTTCGCGACGCCATCAACGCCCAGTTGGTCGAATGGCGCCAGGAGGGCCGGCTGCCGCTCGAGGCGCTGCCCCCGATGATCACCGTCGCGCGCCGTTTCGAGCGCGTGTCGGACCAGGCGACGAACATCTGCGAAGAGGCCCTCTATTTCGCCACCGGGGAGTACCAGCGCCACAAGGCACGTGAGGGGTTCCGCGTCCTGTTCGTCGACGAGTCGAACAGCTGCCTGAGCCAGATGGCGGAGGCTGTTGCGAACCGGCTGGGCCCCAAACGGTTCTCCTTTGCCAGCGCGGGCCTTGTGGCCGGCCCGGTGGATCCGCAGACGATCCAGTTCCTCGCCGACAAGGGGATCGACGCGTCACATCAGGTGTCGAAGGCGCTCGACGGCATTCCCAGTCGCGACGAACTCCAGTTGGTGGTTGGGCTCGGCACCGAGGCACACAAGGCGATTCCGCAGCGGCCGTCGAAGACGCTCGGGATTGACTGGTACGTCCCGGACCCGTCGGAAAGCCGAGGCAGGCCCGCCGATGTCACGGCGGCCTACGAGGCGGCGTTCGAATCGCTCAACGATCACATTCGAGATCTCGTTCAAGCCATATTGGATGACCCGACCCATGACCAAGCTCAGAAGTGA
- the pstC gene encoding phosphate ABC transporter permease subunit PstC: MQHRRRWELVVEKGIEALIRLCGISAIVFVFGIFFFVFREGAGFLVHGFNPREFFTSVEWYPTSQSHVRYGVLALIAGTAGVTALAMAIAVPFGIGSAIFISEFCGVRAKETLKIVIELLAAIPSVVWGFIGLTVMNPLIMRLFGAPIGLNVLNGGVILALMSVPIIVSIGEDALKAVPDSYREAGLALGVTRWQLVHRVLLPAAKNGLLAAVLLGVGRAVGETMAVLMATGHAVKIPTSVMDSVRTLTATIAAELGEAPVHSDHYQVLFIIGILLFMITFVVNLTADLVVRGIRNR; encoded by the coding sequence GTGCAGCATCGACGACGCTGGGAACTGGTGGTGGAGAAGGGGATTGAAGCGCTGATTCGCCTATGTGGCATCAGCGCCATCGTCTTCGTTTTCGGGATATTCTTCTTCGTCTTCCGGGAGGGCGCCGGTTTCCTGGTCCACGGGTTCAATCCCCGCGAGTTCTTCACGAGCGTCGAGTGGTACCCGACGTCGCAAAGCCACGTGCGGTACGGCGTGCTCGCGCTGATCGCCGGGACGGCCGGCGTCACCGCGCTGGCCATGGCGATCGCGGTGCCGTTCGGCATCGGGTCGGCGATCTTCATCTCGGAGTTCTGTGGAGTCCGTGCCAAGGAAACGCTGAAGATCGTCATCGAACTGCTCGCCGCGATCCCGTCGGTCGTCTGGGGATTCATCGGCCTGACGGTCATGAATCCGCTGATCATGCGCCTGTTCGGCGCTCCCATCGGCCTCAACGTGTTGAACGGCGGCGTGATCCTCGCGCTGATGAGCGTCCCGATCATCGTGTCGATCGGCGAGGACGCGCTCAAGGCGGTGCCCGATTCGTATCGCGAAGCGGGGCTCGCGCTGGGCGTGACCAGATGGCAACTGGTCCACCGGGTCCTGCTGCCGGCCGCCAAGAACGGCCTGCTGGCCGCGGTCCTGCTCGGCGTCGGCCGCGCCGTCGGCGAGACGATGGCCGTGCTGATGGCAACCGGCCATGCCGTGAAGATTCCGACGAGCGTGATGGACTCGGTGCGGACGCTGACTGCCACGATTGCCGCCGAACTCGGCGAGGCGCCCGTGCATTCGGATCACTACCAGGTGTTGTTCATCATCGGGATTCTGTTGTTCATGATCACGTTTGTGGTCAACCTGACGGCCGACCTCGTCGTCCGCGGGATTCGCAACCGGTGA
- the pstC gene encoding phosphate ABC transporter permease subunit PstC, with the protein MPESAAPTITMGRPWSSLTRLGLQLRRGDALAHAIALVFGASVLVVTGLLAWQLWVNSVLPRRQFGWRFLFSQTWDPVAGQFGAAAFVYGTVMTSALALLIAVPLGIGVAIFLAELAPPRLSAMAGMLLELLAAVPSVIYGLVGVSILVPIMRVYVQPALKAATGGFPLFSGPAYGIGLLTAGIVLAVMVVPFIVSVGREVLLAVPREQREAALALGSTRWESTWKVVLPYARPGLYGAVFLALGRALGETMAVTMVIGNRPEIAASLFAPAYSMAAVIANEFSEATEELYLQSLIEVGLVLFALTMVINVVARGLIAATADQGSAR; encoded by the coding sequence GTGCCCGAGAGTGCGGCGCCGACAATCACGATGGGGCGTCCGTGGAGCAGCTTGACCCGCCTGGGCCTGCAGCTGCGCCGCGGCGACGCGCTCGCGCACGCCATCGCCCTCGTCTTCGGCGCGTCCGTGCTCGTCGTCACCGGTCTGCTCGCATGGCAGCTGTGGGTCAACTCGGTGCTGCCCCGCCGCCAGTTCGGCTGGCGGTTTCTCTTCTCGCAGACGTGGGATCCGGTGGCCGGTCAGTTCGGCGCGGCGGCGTTCGTCTACGGCACGGTGATGACGTCGGCCCTCGCGTTGCTGATTGCCGTGCCTCTTGGAATCGGCGTGGCCATCTTCCTCGCGGAGCTGGCGCCGCCGCGGCTCTCGGCGATGGCCGGCATGCTGCTCGAACTCCTGGCAGCGGTGCCGAGCGTCATCTACGGGCTCGTCGGCGTGTCGATCCTCGTGCCGATCATGCGCGTGTACGTTCAGCCGGCGCTGAAGGCGGCGACGGGCGGCTTCCCGCTGTTCAGCGGCCCCGCGTACGGGATCGGCCTGCTGACCGCCGGGATCGTGCTCGCGGTCATGGTCGTGCCCTTCATCGTGTCGGTCGGTCGGGAAGTCCTGCTCGCCGTGCCGCGGGAGCAGCGCGAGGCCGCGCTGGCCCTGGGGTCCACGCGGTGGGAGAGCACGTGGAAGGTCGTGTTGCCCTACGCCCGGCCAGGCCTGTACGGCGCCGTCTTCCTGGCGCTCGGCCGCGCGCTCGGCGAGACGATGGCGGTGACGATGGTCATCGGCAACCGTCCCGAAATCGCCGCGTCGTTGTTCGCGCCCGCGTACTCGATGGCCGCTGTCATCGCGAACGAATTCAGCGAAGCCACCGAGGAACTCTATCTCCAGTCGCTCATCGAGGTCGGCCTCGTGCTGTTCGCGCTCACGATGGTCATCAACGTGGTGGCTCGCGGCCTCATCGCGGCGACCGCTGACCAGGGCAGCGCACGATGA
- the ribE gene encoding 6,7-dimethyl-8-ribityllumazine synthase translates to MGTVFEGRFDARGRKVALVASRFNDFFTKELLAGAEDCLRRHGVAESDVDVAWVPGSFEIPIVAQRLARTGRYGAVVCLGCLIQGDTPHFHLIAGEVTKGIAQVSLESGVPVVFGVITAETLEQAMERAGTKAGNKGFDAAATALEMIDLCASIDGTR, encoded by the coding sequence ATGGGCACGGTGTTCGAAGGACGGTTTGACGCACGGGGACGCAAGGTGGCGCTGGTGGCGTCGCGATTCAACGACTTCTTCACGAAGGAACTGCTGGCGGGCGCCGAGGACTGTCTCCGGCGTCACGGGGTGGCGGAGAGCGACGTTGATGTGGCCTGGGTACCCGGCAGCTTCGAGATCCCGATTGTGGCGCAGCGCCTCGCGCGCACCGGGCGTTACGGAGCTGTGGTCTGCCTGGGCTGCCTGATCCAGGGCGACACACCCCACTTCCACCTGATAGCGGGCGAGGTGACCAAAGGCATCGCGCAGGTCTCGCTCGAATCCGGCGTGCCCGTGGTGTTCGGCGTCATTACCGCTGAGACGCTGGAGCAGGCGATGGAACGCGCGGGGACCAAGGCGGGCAACAAGGGATTCGACGCGGCGGCCACGGCGCTCGAGATGATCGACCTTTGCGCGTCGATCGACGGGACGCGGTAG
- a CDS encoding phosphate ABC transporter ATP-binding protein, with amino-acid sequence MTAAPMIALDGLCVRYGQREALKGVTFDVRRNEVLGIIGPAQSGKSTLLRTLNRTIDDVPGAVVTGTVTVDGENVRQVRDVFALRRKVGMVAPLPVGLPLSIYDNVAFAPRMAGIRDRRTLDERVERCLHQAALWDEVKDRLDNLGTKLSGGQQQRLTIARALSHEPEVLCLDEFSIAIDPVTTMRIEDVLKELRDRMTIVLVTNLVQQARRIADRTAFLLNGELVEIDRTEVIFSERPADSRTYDYVSGIFG; translated from the coding sequence GTGACCGCCGCCCCGATGATCGCGCTGGACGGGCTTTGCGTCCGCTACGGGCAGCGCGAGGCCTTGAAGGGCGTGACGTTCGACGTGCGTCGCAACGAGGTGCTGGGCATCATTGGCCCCGCGCAGTCGGGCAAGAGCACGTTGCTGCGGACCCTGAACCGCACGATCGACGATGTGCCGGGCGCGGTCGTGACCGGCACCGTGACGGTCGACGGCGAGAACGTGCGCCAGGTGCGCGACGTGTTCGCTCTCCGGCGCAAGGTGGGCATGGTGGCGCCGCTGCCGGTCGGGTTGCCGCTGTCCATCTACGACAACGTGGCGTTCGCGCCACGGATGGCCGGTATCCGCGACCGTCGGACGCTCGACGAACGCGTCGAGCGGTGTCTGCACCAGGCCGCCCTCTGGGACGAGGTGAAGGACCGGCTGGACAACCTGGGTACGAAACTGTCCGGCGGCCAGCAACAGCGCCTCACCATCGCCCGCGCGCTGTCGCACGAACCCGAGGTGCTGTGCCTCGATGAGTTCTCGATCGCGATCGACCCGGTCACCACGATGCGAATCGAGGATGTACTCAAGGAACTTCGCGATCGGATGACGATTGTACTCGTGACGAATCTGGTCCAGCAGGCCCGACGGATCGCGGATCGCACGGCGTTCCTGTTGAACGGCGAACTCGTGGAGATCGACCGGACCGAGGTGATCTTCTCCGAGCGCCCGGCCGACTCGAGGACGTACGACTACGTCAGCGGAATCTTCGGATGA
- a CDS encoding phosphate ABC transporter substrate-binding protein, whose protein sequence is MTKLRSDGGRLPLRAAGVALVVCLLAVSAACSRGKAPSKNVIQDTGSDTMVNLAQAWAEEYAKVDPSVSVEVSGGGSGTGIAALIEGTVDIANCSRSVEPQEVAQAKKNTGKEPREFKVGYDALAVYVHKNNPMTDITFEQLAQIYGEGETVTKWSQLGVKMPAGADEIIRVSRQSNSGTYAYFREAVLGKGRDFKLGSRDMQGSKDVVELVSKTPQAIGYSGMGYATPEVKMLHVARKAGDQFYAPTVENTLNHTYPIARPLFMYTLGEPSGGVKKYMDWVHSDAGQQIVVKSGYVPLPRGGDTAK, encoded by the coding sequence ATGACCAAGCTCAGAAGTGACGGTGGACGCCTCCCGCTCCGGGCGGCAGGTGTCGCGCTCGTGGTGTGTCTCCTGGCCGTATCGGCCGCCTGTTCGCGCGGCAAGGCGCCGTCGAAGAACGTGATCCAGGACACCGGTTCGGACACGATGGTGAATCTCGCTCAGGCGTGGGCCGAGGAGTACGCGAAAGTCGACCCGAGCGTCTCGGTCGAGGTGTCGGGCGGGGGATCCGGAACGGGCATTGCGGCCCTGATCGAGGGAACGGTCGACATTGCGAACTGCAGCCGCAGCGTCGAGCCGCAGGAGGTCGCGCAGGCCAAGAAGAACACGGGCAAGGAGCCGCGTGAGTTCAAGGTGGGCTACGACGCGCTCGCGGTCTACGTCCACAAGAACAACCCGATGACGGACATCACGTTCGAGCAACTGGCGCAGATCTACGGTGAAGGCGAGACCGTGACGAAGTGGTCGCAACTCGGCGTGAAGATGCCCGCCGGGGCGGATGAGATCATCCGCGTCAGTCGCCAGTCCAATTCCGGCACGTATGCCTACTTCCGAGAGGCGGTCCTCGGCAAGGGCCGCGATTTCAAGCTCGGGTCGCGTGACATGCAGGGCTCGAAGGACGTCGTGGAACTGGTGTCGAAGACGCCGCAGGCGATCGGGTACAGCGGGATGGGGTATGCCACGCCCGAGGTGAAGATGCTGCACGTTGCCCGGAAGGCGGGGGACCAGTTCTACGCGCCGACGGTGGAGAACACTTTGAACCACACGTACCCGATCGCGCGCCCGCTGTTCATGTACACTCTAGGTGAGCCGTCCGGTGGAGTGAAGAAATACATGGACTGGGTGCACTCGGACGCCGGTCAGCAGATTGTTGTGAAGAGCGGCTACGTGCCGCTGCCGCGGGGCGGCGACACGGCGAAGTAG